One region of Chryseobacterium muglaense genomic DNA includes:
- a CDS encoding type VI secretion system Vgr family protein produces MRKDTTNAEKISENHIAGIQRVVSLEIVIDGKIIKHFKHFQLEQSVRKHHHFKLTLAHDSLDEIQNHNLLEAQNFLGKRITVIFRYKDAENESPETTFVGVITKVAYSQEKMSLGNVILKGFSPTILMDSAPHTQSFGGNQAVNTSIIAESIIKETISSGKFDYKINTQNRSYINYSVQYKETHYNYLTRLAEAYGEQFYYDGETLYFGKLPPKGRAIRLTYGSNVNDICVELKAVHIKPEFFAYHSSDNAKLQSSTAEIKHLGQLAEDAYRINNEIYTTHSLISSPINANLSIDLDDSQKSAAGSAAVEVFTVSGTTSVPFLYPGCIADIEMRKPDSNQTTYFTKLLITEVSHEVNTRGFYTGSFEAIAEGTGFLPKSEFTIPIAEPQIATVISNIDPLNQGRIQVRFDWQLNDSTHFIRMMSPDAGGTDAITQNRGFVAVPEVGDQVMVGFEYHHPDFPFAMGGMFHGLVGLGGGVNNHMRSIQTKSGIKVLMNDDEKSVTILDPSGNTYFMDGNGNITVTAPKNMTFNVGENMNINVGKDMKTSVGNDNSIDITNNHQFNSKNYKQTINENKTINIEGDLNETTSTTTHKAKNGDILLQSSGVAKMLGKIDAKVNKG; encoded by the coding sequence ATGAGAAAAGACACAACAAATGCAGAGAAAATCTCAGAAAATCATATTGCAGGCATACAGCGGGTTGTAAGCCTTGAGATTGTAATCGACGGTAAAATTATAAAGCACTTCAAACATTTTCAGCTCGAGCAGAGCGTTAGAAAGCATCATCATTTTAAACTTACCTTAGCTCATGATTCGTTAGACGAAATACAAAACCATAATCTTCTGGAAGCCCAGAATTTTTTAGGAAAAAGAATAACGGTAATTTTCAGATATAAAGATGCCGAAAATGAAAGCCCCGAAACAACGTTTGTAGGTGTTATTACAAAAGTAGCATACAGTCAGGAGAAAATGAGCCTGGGAAATGTAATTCTGAAAGGTTTCAGCCCGACCATTTTAATGGATTCTGCTCCACACACACAAAGCTTTGGGGGGAATCAGGCTGTAAATACATCTATCATTGCAGAAAGCATTATCAAAGAGACGATAAGTTCAGGTAAGTTCGATTATAAAATTAATACTCAAAACAGAAGTTACATCAATTACAGTGTTCAGTATAAAGAAACTCATTATAATTATTTAACAAGGCTAGCGGAAGCCTATGGTGAGCAGTTTTATTATGATGGAGAAACTTTGTATTTTGGTAAATTACCTCCAAAAGGACGAGCAATACGCCTAACATACGGAAGTAATGTAAATGATATTTGCGTAGAGCTAAAAGCAGTACATATTAAACCTGAATTTTTTGCATATCACAGTAGTGATAATGCTAAACTACAAAGTTCAACAGCTGAAATTAAACATTTAGGTCAACTTGCTGAAGATGCATATCGTATTAATAATGAAATTTATACAACACATTCGTTAATTTCATCCCCTATTAATGCTAATTTATCGATAGACCTAGACGATTCTCAAAAAAGTGCAGCTGGTAGTGCGGCTGTAGAAGTATTTACTGTTTCAGGAACTACTTCGGTTCCGTTCTTATATCCTGGATGCATAGCAGATATTGAAATGAGAAAACCAGACAGCAACCAGACTACTTATTTCACAAAGCTTTTGATTACCGAGGTTTCTCATGAGGTAAATACTAGAGGTTTCTACACTGGGTCGTTTGAAGCGATCGCTGAAGGCACCGGTTTTTTACCTAAATCTGAATTTACAATACCCATTGCCGAACCGCAGATTGCTACTGTCATTTCTAACATAGATCCTCTAAATCAGGGACGTATACAGGTAAGATTTGATTGGCAACTGAATGATTCAACCCATTTTATCCGAATGATGAGCCCCGATGCAGGAGGAACAGATGCCATTACCCAAAATAGAGGTTTTGTTGCAGTGCCAGAAGTGGGGGATCAGGTAATGGTTGGTTTTGAATATCATCATCCAGACTTTCCATTTGCTATGGGAGGAATGTTTCATGGGCTGGTCGGGCTCGGAGGTGGGGTAAATAATCATATGCGCTCTATACAGACTAAAAGTGGAATAAAAGTTTTGATGAACGACGATGAGAAAAGTGTAACGATTCTGGATCCGAGTGGGAATACTTATTTCATGGATGGTAATGGAAATATTACGGTGACGGCACCGAAAAACATGACGTTTAATGTAGGTGAAAATATGAATATAAACGTTGGAAAAGATATGAAAACAAGTGTTGGGAATGATAATTCTATTGATATAACAAATAATCATCAATTTAATTCGAAAAATTATAAGCAAACAATCAATGAAAATAAAACAATTAATATAGAAGGAGATTTGAATGAAACTACTTCTACGACTACTCACAAAGCAAAAAATGGAGATATTTTATTACAGAGTTCAGGAGTTGCCAAAATGCTGGGTAAAATAGATGCAAAAGTGAATAAGGGATAA
- the thiD gene encoding bifunctional hydroxymethylpyrimidine kinase/phosphomethylpyrimidine kinase, whose protein sequence is MKKYTYPTVLTIAGFDGSGGAGIQADIKTFSALGCYATSVLTALPVQNTMGVRKIYPVSVEAVAEQIEAVLDDIFPDAIKIGMVHTSQLVETIIKTLSKYPKIPIVFDPVMVATSGHRLIEEETIQTIVEKLFPIAEIITPNMDEASILAKMEVKTLEDMKIASEKILKSGCKNILLKGGHQELPTVTSLLLEENGKQSSFETIKFATNNTHGSGCTLSSAIAAFIARGEDLYHSVELAQQYVFEAIKNGKDVVVGKGNGPLNHFFNPHKIIKNELV, encoded by the coding sequence ATGAAAAAATATACTTACCCTACCGTTCTTACGATTGCCGGTTTTGACGGCAGTGGCGGCGCGGGAATACAGGCTGACATCAAAACATTTTCAGCTTTGGGTTGTTATGCAACATCTGTACTTACCGCACTTCCGGTTCAAAACACAATGGGTGTGAGAAAAATATATCCTGTTTCGGTGGAGGCTGTTGCAGAGCAAATCGAAGCTGTACTCGACGATATTTTTCCTGATGCTATAAAAATTGGAATGGTACATACGTCTCAATTGGTCGAAACTATTATAAAAACTTTAAGTAAATATCCAAAAATCCCCATTGTATTTGACCCCGTGATGGTTGCCACAAGCGGACATCGTTTGATTGAAGAAGAAACCATTCAAACCATTGTTGAAAAATTATTTCCTATCGCAGAAATTATTACCCCGAATATGGATGAAGCTTCGATATTGGCAAAAATGGAAGTCAAAACTTTAGAAGATATGAAAATTGCCAGTGAAAAGATTTTAAAATCAGGTTGCAAAAATATTCTTCTTAAAGGTGGACATCAGGAATTACCAACTGTAACCTCATTATTGCTTGAAGAAAATGGTAAACAATCTAGTTTTGAAACCATAAAATTTGCAACAAATAACACTCACGGTTCTGGCTGTACGCTTTCGTCGGCTATTGCGGCTTTTATTGCACGAGGCGAAGATTTATATCATTCGGTTGAATTGGCACAGCAATATGTTTTTGAAGCCATTAAAAACGGAAAAGATGTTGTCGTCGGAAAAGGAAATGGCCCACTTAATCATTTTTTTAATCCTCATAAAATAATTAAAAATGAATTGGTCTGA
- a CDS encoding IS5 family transposase translates to MLGKIKPDLQQNLFKTRLTELINMEHPLVKLAHEISWEKMEQEFAKLFSEQGRPSVAIRKIAGMLLLKEMFKESDETVVERWVENAYWQYFTGEDFFQTQQPFDPSNFVHFRKRIGEKGLEFLLGQSVSLHPQAKTEDEVQIDTTVQEKNITFPTDLKLAKKVIDNCVKIAEKEGVIQRQSYKRVSKQLLRDAYFGHHPRRQKKAKMARKKLRTIGKRVLRELERKLPSTILKDYEDVFKIYLKALTQERNTKDKIYSLHEPQVACIAKGKSGKAYEFGTKVAVVRGRKTGVISSIKRFSGNPHDSKTLEESLAQSERVRKSVGGTRPNKASTDRGFRGIKLVEGTVILLPTKKEKTKYEQQVARLRFRARAAIEPCISHLKRNHSLGLNFLKGVAGDINNALLAGIGYNLKMRFNQIKEQITLWLEILLRTFLCKYNFQNEN, encoded by the coding sequence ATGTTAGGTAAAATAAAACCAGATTTACAGCAAAATTTATTCAAGACCAGACTTACGGAACTCATTAATATGGAGCATCCGTTGGTAAAATTGGCTCACGAAATCTCTTGGGAGAAAATGGAGCAAGAGTTTGCAAAACTGTTTTCAGAGCAAGGAAGACCCTCGGTTGCAATTCGTAAAATAGCAGGAATGCTTCTGCTTAAGGAAATGTTTAAAGAAAGCGACGAAACGGTTGTAGAAAGATGGGTGGAGAATGCGTATTGGCAATATTTTACGGGCGAAGATTTTTTTCAGACCCAGCAGCCTTTTGATCCGAGCAATTTTGTACACTTTAGAAAGAGAATTGGCGAGAAGGGGTTAGAATTCCTTTTAGGACAAAGCGTTTCTCTTCATCCGCAAGCCAAAACAGAAGATGAAGTTCAGATTGACACTACGGTTCAGGAGAAGAATATTACCTTTCCTACGGATTTAAAATTAGCAAAAAAAGTAATAGACAATTGCGTGAAAATAGCTGAAAAAGAAGGGGTAATTCAAAGGCAAAGTTATAAAAGAGTAAGCAAACAATTGTTGCGAGATGCTTATTTTGGGCACCATCCGAGAAGACAGAAGAAGGCAAAAATGGCAAGGAAGAAGCTCAGAACGATTGGCAAAAGAGTGCTTCGGGAATTGGAAAGAAAACTTCCTTCAACTATTTTGAAAGACTACGAAGACGTTTTTAAAATTTACCTCAAAGCACTCACCCAAGAACGTAATACGAAAGATAAAATTTACAGTTTGCACGAACCACAGGTTGCCTGTATTGCGAAAGGGAAATCGGGAAAGGCATACGAGTTTGGGACAAAAGTGGCGGTAGTGCGAGGTAGGAAAACAGGGGTCATCAGTTCCATAAAAAGATTTTCAGGCAATCCTCACGATAGCAAAACATTGGAAGAATCATTAGCACAAAGTGAGCGAGTCAGAAAATCCGTTGGAGGAACAAGACCTAATAAAGCGAGTACAGACCGAGGTTTTAGAGGAATAAAATTAGTAGAAGGAACGGTAATTTTGCTTCCCACAAAAAAAGAAAAAACAAAATATGAGCAACAAGTTGCAAGATTGAGATTCCGAGCAAGAGCAGCGATAGAGCCTTGTATCTCGCATTTGAAAAGAAACCACTCCTTAGGATTAAACTTCCTTAAAGGAGTAGCTGGAGATATTAATAATGCCTTATTAGCAGGCATCGGATACAATCTGAAGATGAGATTCAACCAAATCAAAGAGCAAATCACTCTTTGGCTCGAAATTCTTCTCCGAACTTTTTTATGCAAGTATAATTTTCAAAATGAAAACTAG
- a CDS encoding T6SS phospholipase effector Tle1-like catalytic domain-containing protein: MGKTFVYNTGNPEPSSIGKLNLTYGIFFDGTRNNLKNTEIRKKVEKKGEFRYISATEEERIIFEKYAKEDNSFGNDFTNVARKYMCTKKDIYSLYVEGIATIDKADDEGDGFKYGRGETGVVGKVRNGCKALADKVFNIYRSMDRIEEIELTIDIFGFSRGAAAARNFAYNLQMAAYAPKIYFPQVQGAQVLDVDHEKSEWMVIDSDWVKEGLLPKFGHLGTSLLQAGIQRELVDSMIINVRFIGVYDTVASYDPSPKVGLIPSFKKKIGELHLHELGSPRKAVHFTAADEHRENFSLTRFLPVELRTGIEKNFPGVHSDVGGSYNHDALSAEEISKNNYKPDPADGVTESEYVWLDTAYFSGSLHDFRNELIEQGWFKKEQLKIGKEWNYRNLAGSTNVLSGTRYLYRGYSFIPLHFMCDYALPYLNENEEYLFYSKITTDYALNDPFLDKVKTYLKEHLIDNNESWTIKDHFNYEDDNDNPEPEENDDPIVESNSNENVRGIELEEVVITSYVSDFLLRKLRNRYLHRSAKLNSLFDTLAYKPAEDRKRMEF, translated from the coding sequence ATGGGAAAAACATTTGTTTATAATACAGGTAATCCCGAACCTTCTAGTATCGGGAAATTAAATCTTACTTACGGCATTTTCTTCGATGGAACAAGGAATAATCTAAAGAATACTGAGATACGTAAAAAGGTAGAGAAAAAAGGAGAATTTCGATATATCTCGGCTACAGAAGAAGAAAGAATAATTTTTGAAAAATATGCCAAAGAAGACAACAGTTTTGGGAATGATTTTACCAACGTTGCAAGAAAATACATGTGTACTAAAAAGGATATATATTCTCTTTATGTAGAAGGTATAGCCACTATTGATAAAGCAGATGATGAGGGTGACGGTTTTAAATATGGACGTGGAGAAACAGGAGTTGTAGGTAAAGTAAGAAATGGATGTAAAGCATTGGCGGATAAAGTTTTTAATATTTATAGATCTATGGATCGCATTGAAGAAATTGAACTCACCATAGATATTTTTGGTTTTAGCCGGGGAGCCGCTGCTGCAAGAAACTTTGCCTATAATTTACAAATGGCAGCTTATGCACCCAAAATTTATTTTCCACAGGTTCAGGGTGCTCAAGTACTTGATGTAGATCATGAGAAAAGTGAATGGATGGTTATTGATAGCGATTGGGTAAAAGAAGGTTTGCTTCCGAAGTTTGGACATTTGGGGACTTCGCTTTTACAAGCGGGTATACAACGTGAACTTGTAGATTCTATGATTATTAACGTAAGATTTATAGGGGTGTATGATACAGTGGCGTCCTATGATCCTAGTCCTAAAGTTGGTCTCATCCCGAGTTTCAAGAAAAAAATAGGCGAATTGCATCTTCATGAACTGGGTTCGCCAAGAAAAGCAGTTCATTTTACTGCTGCTGATGAGCATCGGGAAAATTTTTCATTAACAAGATTTTTGCCTGTAGAATTGAGAACAGGAATCGAAAAGAATTTCCCCGGTGTGCACAGTGATGTAGGAGGAAGCTACAACCATGATGCTTTGTCAGCAGAAGAGATTAGTAAAAATAATTATAAACCAGATCCTGCAGACGGAGTTACAGAGAGCGAATATGTATGGTTAGACACCGCATATTTTTCCGGATCGTTGCATGATTTTAGAAATGAATTAATTGAGCAGGGTTGGTTTAAAAAAGAGCAATTGAAAATTGGTAAAGAATGGAATTATCGTAATCTTGCAGGAAGCACTAATGTACTTTCAGGCACACGCTACCTTTATAGAGGATACAGTTTTATTCCGCTCCATTTTATGTGCGATTATGCTTTGCCTTATTTGAATGAAAATGAGGAATATCTTTTTTATTCAAAAATAACGACAGATTATGCTTTAAATGACCCTTTTTTAGATAAAGTAAAAACCTATTTGAAAGAGCATCTTATTGATAATAATGAAAGCTGGACTATAAAAGACCATTTTAATTATGAAGATGATAATGACAATCCAGAGCCTGAAGAAAATGATGATCCAATAGTTGAAAGTAATTCAAATGAGAATGTTAGAGGAATCGAGTTGGAAGAAGTGGTGATAACATCGTATGTATCTGATTTTTTATTAAGAAAACTAAGAAACAGATACCTGCACAGGTCTGCAAAATTGAATAGTCTTTTTGATACCCTGGCATATAAACCAGCTGAAGATAGAAAAAGAATGGAATTTTAA
- a CDS encoding helix-turn-helix domain-containing protein has translation MDNLLNITTGISLFISFFLAFFMLTANTKHKTSNRIFAFFLIITAIDTSEPLISHFTNGPSNLGILRTTLCFLQIPTFYLYVLSVCYSDFRWKPKYLIHLLPFLIANLALLPRFYLVDIDSKLNFIINRQNMIELQMSHWLFHLQVLVYFTAIFLLLRRAKKLYLENNSGENLHSYQWLFQLTSVLAVLYLIVIFKNIFKFSDYPYISDWIKIGILMLQPFITCWYLYKALNNPGLFRNIDSKLKLVSDLVLEEKTIELETLNEDLLKLKKYMTDEKPFLNPDLKIQDISKEIDVPVRELSVLINHQLGQHFYDFVNTYRIENAMEILKDSSKSKVTILEILYEVGFNSKSSFNTAFKKQTGNTPTEYRKAV, from the coding sequence ATGGATAATTTATTAAATATTACAACGGGCATCTCCCTGTTCATTTCATTTTTTTTAGCGTTTTTTATGTTGACGGCCAACACCAAACATAAAACCAGCAACCGTATTTTTGCCTTTTTTCTTATCATAACAGCCATCGATACTAGCGAACCATTGATTAGTCACTTTACAAATGGACCTTCAAATCTGGGAATACTGAGAACCACATTGTGTTTTTTGCAAATCCCCACTTTTTACCTTTATGTTTTGTCGGTTTGCTATTCAGACTTTAGGTGGAAGCCGAAATACCTTATTCATCTGCTTCCTTTTCTTATTGCGAATCTTGCTTTATTACCTCGTTTTTATTTGGTAGATATAGATTCTAAACTCAATTTTATCATCAACCGCCAAAATATGATAGAACTACAAATGAGTCATTGGTTGTTTCATCTTCAGGTTTTGGTATATTTTACAGCAATTTTTCTATTATTGAGAAGAGCAAAAAAGCTTTATCTGGAAAATAATTCAGGCGAAAATCTTCATTCTTATCAATGGTTATTTCAGCTTACGAGTGTTTTGGCGGTTCTTTATCTGATTGTTATTTTCAAAAATATCTTCAAATTTTCTGATTATCCATACATTTCTGATTGGATTAAAATAGGAATTCTCATGCTGCAACCTTTTATCACCTGTTGGTATCTGTACAAAGCACTCAATAATCCTGGACTTTTCAGAAATATTGATTCAAAATTGAAACTCGTTTCCGATTTGGTTTTAGAAGAGAAAACTATAGAACTGGAAACACTGAATGAAGATTTATTGAAGCTTAAAAAGTACATGACTGATGAAAAACCGTTTCTTAATCCGGACTTAAAGATTCAGGATATTTCAAAAGAAATTGATGTTCCTGTACGTGAATTATCCGTTTTAATTAATCATCAATTGGGACAGCATTTTTATGATTTCGTCAATACATACCGAATTGAAAATGCCATGGAAATTCTAAAAGATTCATCAAAATCGAAGGTTACTATTCTCGAAATTTTGTATGAAGTTGGTTTTAATTCAAAATCTTCGTTCAATACTGCTTTCAAAAAACAAACCGGAAATACGCCAACCGAATACCGTAAAGCAGTATAA
- a CDS encoding response regulator produces MKTIFIVEDETGIRDALQLLLSFENYDVRSFATVEAFNNRDQSVVPDVFILDVRLPDGSGTDLCNQIKENEATSNVPVMIISAHAKAENVINSCNADEFISKPFDIDDVLGKIEKLTA; encoded by the coding sequence ATGAAAACAATTTTTATCGTAGAAGATGAGACAGGCATCAGAGATGCATTACAATTGCTCCTGTCATTCGAAAATTATGATGTACGTTCATTTGCTACCGTTGAAGCTTTCAACAATAGAGATCAATCGGTTGTTCCCGATGTTTTTATCTTAGATGTAAGACTTCCTGATGGTTCAGGTACTGATTTATGTAATCAAATAAAGGAAAATGAAGCTACTTCAAATGTTCCGGTAATGATTATCAGTGCTCATGCAAAAGCTGAGAATGTAATCAACTCTTGCAATGCTGATGAATTTATTTCTAAACCATTTGACATTGATGATGTTCTTGGGAAAATCGAAAAGCTAACGGCTTAA
- a CDS encoding DUF2931 family protein produces MSRTIKYLLSLLFFIQISCQEKKDNKTTKTMTKFEWLDATSAPLGYPVDVYRGGLQLADGDFTSLYSGTTAGSWGVGNRGMSNGKKAVPNHLHVIWVSYAEKIFYEVDTAIDYDKMYELFRDGYFIPSMGDDPRPRKEDYNQIIVGFAPGGVVVVWLSGAGRQVEIGRYQGKQVVIPQKEIDGLSPGPHKNMFDPGYQHKIMYEFGIVPKEVVKANEGKPIPYGLWDTYREKYNWRIQVEIPDKGLLKRAIYFHYNGEMEEVFGETQIRDYPKIIPEALKWSTVNNLAVPSGINISWLEGNRYYCEIKFDEDEIFSAFKEISRNNPKINIVLQVKVNIPKTGASVQLISGEKQVWLKNNNILVGKTKFTD; encoded by the coding sequence ATGAGCAGAACAATAAAATATTTACTAAGTCTATTATTTTTTATCCAGATTTCTTGTCAGGAAAAGAAAGATAACAAAACAACAAAAACGATGACAAAATTTGAATGGTTAGATGCTACTTCGGCACCCTTAGGATATCCGGTAGATGTTTACAGAGGAGGATTACAATTAGCTGATGGAGATTTTACAAGTTTGTACAGTGGAACAACTGCTGGATCTTGGGGAGTAGGAAATAGGGGGATGAGCAATGGAAAAAAAGCAGTTCCAAATCATCTTCATGTAATTTGGGTTTCTTATGCAGAAAAAATATTTTATGAAGTAGATACAGCTATTGATTATGATAAAATGTACGAATTGTTTCGTGATGGTTATTTCATTCCATCTATGGGGGACGACCCTCGACCAAGGAAAGAAGATTACAATCAGATTATTGTAGGATTTGCTCCGGGTGGCGTTGTTGTTGTTTGGCTTTCGGGAGCAGGAAGACAAGTGGAAATAGGAAGATACCAGGGAAAGCAAGTGGTAATTCCACAAAAAGAAATAGATGGCTTAAGTCCCGGTCCACACAAAAATATGTTTGACCCTGGCTACCAACACAAAATTATGTATGAATTTGGTATTGTTCCAAAAGAAGTGGTAAAAGCCAATGAGGGCAAACCTATTCCTTATGGATTGTGGGATACCTACAGAGAAAAATACAATTGGAGGATACAGGTTGAAATCCCAGATAAAGGTTTGTTGAAAAGAGCTATTTATTTTCATTATAATGGAGAGATGGAAGAAGTTTTTGGAGAAACTCAAATTAGAGATTATCCTAAAATAATTCCTGAGGCATTAAAATGGTCAACAGTAAATAATCTTGCTGTTCCTAGTGGAATAAACATTTCCTGGCTTGAAGGGAATAGATATTATTGTGAAATAAAGTTTGATGAAGACGAAATATTCTCTGCATTTAAAGAAATATCTAGAAATAATCCTAAAATAAATATTGTTTTGCAAGTTAAAGTAAACATTCCTAAAACTGGTGCTTCGGTACAATTAATAAGTGGTGAGAAGCAAGTTTGGTTAAAAAACAATAATATTCTTGTTGGGAAAACAAAATTCACAGATTAA
- the thiM gene encoding hydroxyethylthiazole kinase, which produces MENNLWNNIIQIRNTSPLVHSITNYVVMNNTANAVLAIGASPIMAHAKSEVEEMVNISHSLVINIGTIDEYWEEAMLLAAKKANELNKPWILDPVGAGATSYRDSVLSKILSLNPTVIRGNASEIIALSKFSNTITKGVDSTAKSNEALETAKTLAQHHKSIVCISGETDIIINENQEIHLKNGHPMMTKVTGLGCTATALIGSFIGIIENKTEAVVSAMSLLGIAGEIAAQQSAGPGSLQLNIIDKLYNITEDEFSTHLKMIKQ; this is translated from the coding sequence ATGGAAAATAATCTGTGGAATAACATCATACAAATACGAAACACCTCTCCCCTCGTTCACAGTATCACCAATTATGTAGTAATGAACAATACCGCAAATGCAGTTTTGGCAATTGGCGCATCTCCTATCATGGCTCATGCAAAATCTGAAGTGGAAGAAATGGTCAATATTTCGCACTCATTGGTCATCAATATTGGTACAATCGATGAATATTGGGAAGAAGCAATGCTTTTGGCCGCAAAAAAAGCCAATGAATTAAACAAACCCTGGATATTAGATCCTGTAGGAGCCGGAGCAACCTCTTATCGCGATTCAGTTTTAAGTAAGATTCTTTCTTTAAACCCGACTGTTATCAGAGGAAATGCTTCTGAAATTATTGCCCTTTCAAAATTCAGTAATACTATTACAAAAGGAGTCGACAGCACTGCAAAAAGCAATGAAGCATTAGAAACTGCCAAAACATTAGCACAGCATCACAAATCAATAGTCTGTATTTCAGGAGAAACCGATATTATCATTAATGAAAATCAGGAAATTCATTTAAAAAATGGTCATCCAATGATGACAAAAGTTACAGGACTAGGCTGTACAGCAACTGCTCTGATTGGTTCTTTTATCGGAATTATTGAAAATAAAACCGAAGCTGTTGTTTCAGCAATGAGTTTATTAGGTATTGCTGGAGAAATAGCCGCTCAACAAAGTGCCGGTCCCGGAAGTTTACAACTTAACATCATTGATAAACTGTACAATATTACAGAAGATGAATTTTCAACTCATTTAAAAATGATAAAACAGTGA
- the thiE gene encoding thiamine phosphate synthase — translation MILKPSFPYQLYLVISEKDCLGKSFLEVAEKSILGGVDIIQLREKNTSTEDFFRKAFALKEITDKYNIPLIINDHFEVAEKIGSAGIHVGNNDKSPASLRNELFFKNKMIGYSIEYLSQLENVNTELSDYLGISPIFSTDTKKDTVTEWGLEGLSKIRLLTDKPLVAIGNINSSNAASIIKAGADALAVVSAICGAKDPEKAAYEIKNKILK, via the coding sequence GTGATCTTAAAACCTTCATTTCCTTACCAGCTGTATTTGGTTATTTCAGAGAAAGATTGCTTAGGAAAAAGCTTTCTTGAAGTTGCAGAAAAATCGATTCTAGGTGGTGTTGATATCATTCAGCTGCGTGAAAAAAATACCTCAACAGAAGATTTTTTTCGGAAAGCATTTGCATTAAAAGAGATTACTGATAAATATAATATTCCGCTTATTATTAATGACCATTTTGAGGTTGCTGAAAAAATTGGTTCGGCAGGAATTCATGTAGGGAATAATGATAAATCTCCGGCAAGTCTCAGAAATGAATTGTTTTTTAAAAATAAAATGATTGGATATTCCATTGAATATTTAAGCCAACTGGAAAATGTTAACACAGAATTATCAGATTATTTGGGAATCAGTCCGATATTTAGCACCGACACAAAAAAAGATACCGTAACAGAATGGGGATTGGAAGGTTTATCAAAAATAAGATTGCTTACAGACAAACCACTCGTTGCCATCGGAAATATTAATTCTTCAAACGCAGCCTCCATTATAAAAGCCGGAGCAGATGCACTAGCTGTTGTATCTGCCATTTGTGGTGCCAAAGATCCTGAAAAAGCAGCCTACGAAATTAAAAATAAAATATTAAAATGA